A genomic window from Quercus lobata isolate SW786 chromosome 10, ValleyOak3.0 Primary Assembly, whole genome shotgun sequence includes:
- the LOC115963437 gene encoding protein DEK-like: protein MATVTLEEKKPEEEAPAGEKEEAKLEVEGGKKEEEERENLVAVSEKVEEEGAGEKGVGAEKVEEEVEGEKKEKVAETPSKKGKRSGRRGSSKKDQSEVAAAAAAAKKKASEELESVAEEKKEKEKEKEKEKEKEKEKEHATPVSDRPTRERKMVERFSVPSPGRSGKSSANKALSIEKGSGTQLKDIPNVAFKLSKRKTDDNLQMLHSILYGKKAKVHICKKNIGQFSGYVWTGNEEKQRAKVKERIDKCVKEKLMDFCDVLNIPINRSMTKKEELSAKLLEFLESPHPTTDVLLADKDQKGQKRRRKSTPSKTASSGEASAETQRKKQKQTPQVAKKQKQSSEVEEEDEVEDKVESPGAKDESHSDDDNETVPNEESDHEEHKFEEEEEEEEEEEEKPKEQMSKSSSKKGRKDGSVTKTVEKPKPVKKATPAKSVKAPAKSPKKSSSSTLKRGASDTGGTSSSRSKSKESTSKKQKVEKESQKNIKEKDASKKQSSRSPGKVSAKDQGKGKAGKKAKAEPSREEMHAVVVNILKEVDFNTATLSDILRQLGTHFGVDLMHRKAEVKDIITDVINNMSDEEDEGEDAEENADAGDDADKDEDDDDDDDA, encoded by the exons ATGGCTACCGTAACCCTAGAGGAGAAGAAGCCGGAGGAGGAAGCTCCGGCTGGAGAGAAAGAGGAGGCGAAGCTCGAAGTGGAGGGAGGTAAGAAAGAGGAGGAAGAGCGGGAAAACCTTGTGGCGGTGTCGGAgaaagttgaagaagaagggGCGGGGGAGAAAGGAGTTGGGGCTGAGAAGGTTGAGGAAGAAGTTGAAGgagagaagaaggagaaggtGGCTGAAACGCCGAGCAAGAAAGGGAAGAGGAGTGGCCGGAGAGGGAGCTCGAAGAAGGACCAGAGCGAGGTGGCTGCGGCCGCGGCGGCGGCGAAGAAGAAGGCGAGCGAGGAGTTGGAGTCGGTGGCggaggagaagaaagagaaggagaaggagaaggagaaagagaaagagaaagaaaaggagaaagagcATGCTACGCCGGTGAGTGACAGGCCGACGAGGGAGAGGAAGATGGTGGAGAGGTTCTCTGTGCCGTCGCCGGGGAGGTCCGGGAAGTCGTCGGCGAACAAAGCTTTGTCCATTGAGAAG GGTTCTGGTACGCAGCTCAAGGATATTCCAAATG TGGCTTTCAAGTTGTCCAAGAGAAAAACTGATGACAATCTGCAAATGCTTCATTCAATACTTTACGGAAAGAAAGCTAAG GTGCATATTTGTAAGAAAAATATAGGCCAGTTTTCAGGCTATGTATGGACCGGGAATGAG GAAAAGCAGCGGGCAAAGGTAAAGGAGAGGATTGACAAGTGTGTTAAGGAAAAATTGATGGATTTCTGTGATGTGCTTAATATTCCAATAAATAGATCAATGACAAAGAAG GAAGAACTCTCTGCAAAGTTGTTAGAGTTTTTGGAATCTCCACATCCTACAACTGATGTTTTGCTTGCTGATAAAGATCAG AAAGGTCAAAAGCGTAGGAGGAAGTCCACACCAAGCAAAACTGCAAGCTCTGGAGAAGCATCTGCAGAAACACAACGCAAG aaacaaaaacaaacaccCCAAGTTGCAAAAAAGCAAAAGCAGTCATCGGAagttgaggaagaagatgaagttgAGGATAAAGTTGAATCTCCTGGTGCAAAAGATGAATCTCATAGTGATGATGACAATGAAACAGTACCAAATGAAGAAAGTGATCATGAAGAACATAAAtttgaggaagaggaagaggaagaggaggaagaggaagagaaaccaAAGGAGCAGATGTCAAAAAGCTCATCAAAAAAAGGTCGGAAGGATGGTTCAGTGACAAAAACAGTTGAAAAACCCAAGCCTGTCAAAAAGGCTACCCCCGCAAAATCTGTGAAGGCTCCTGCAAAATCTCCAAAAAAATCATCTAGTTCAACTTTGAAAAGAGGTGCCAGTGATACTGGTGGAACTTCTAGCTCACGTTCCAAGTCAAAGGAATCAACATCTAAAAAACAGAAGGTTGAAAAGGAAAGCCAGAAGAACATCAAAGAGAAAGATGCAAGCAAGAAACAGTCAAGCAGGTCCCCAGGAAAGGTCTCGGCAAAGGATCAAG GAAAAGGCAAAGCTGGCAAGAAGGCAAAGGCAGAACCCAGCAGAGAGGAGATGCATGCTGTGGTTGTTAATATCCTGAAGGAGGTGGACTTCAATACT GCAACTTTATCTGATATTCTCAGGCAACTTG gTACCCACTTTGGTGTTGACTTAATGCATAGAAAAGCGGAGGTGAAGGATATAATTACAGATGTGATAAATAACATGagtgatgaggaagatgaggGAGAGGATGCTGAGGAGAATGCTGATGCTGGTGATGATGCAGACAAAGATGAAGACGATGACGACGACGATGATGCTTAG
- the LOC115962616 gene encoding omega-hydroxypalmitate O-feruloyl transferase-like → MESVSNSSSQLNVKQYEPTLVAPAEETEKGLYFLTNLDQNIAVIVRTIYCFKSESKGNEDAVKIIKDALSKVLVPYYPVAGRLTISTEGKLIVDCTGEGAVFVEAEADCTIEEIGDTTKPDPVTLGKLVYDIPGARNILEMPLLVAQVTKFKCGGFVLGLCMNHCMHDGIAAMEFVNSWSETARGLPLKVPPVLDRSLLKARNPPKIEYEHKEFAQIEDISETSELYKEEMHYSSFCFDPEKLEQLKKKAMEDGVLEKCTTFEALTAFVWKSRTQALRMQPDQQTKLLFAVDGRSRFEPPIPKGYSGNAIVLTNSICNASEQLENPLSFTVGLVQKAINMITDSYMRSAIDYFEATRARPSLSATLLVTTWSRLSFHTVDFGWGEALFSGPVALPEKEVILFLSHGKERKSINVLLGLPASAMKIFEELMQI, encoded by the exons ATGGAGAGTGTTAGTAACAGTTCCTCTCAGCTTAATGTAAAACAATATGAACCGACTCTGGTTGCTCCAGCAGAGGAAACAGAGAAGGGTCTTTACTTCCTCACAAACCTTGATCAGAACATTGCAGTTATAGTTCGCACTATTTACTGTTTTAAGTCAGAGTCTAAAGGCAATGAGGATGCTGTGAAAATCATTAAGGATGCCTTGTCTAAGGTTCTTGTTCCCTACTACCCAGTTGCGGGCCGGTTAACAATCAGTACAGAAGGAAAGCTGATAGTGGATTGCACAGGGGAGGGTGCTGTTTTTGTTGAGGCTGAAGCAGACTGTACAATAGAGGAAATAGGCGACACAACAAAGCCTGACCCAGTCACTCTTGGAAAGCTAGTTTATGACATTCCAGGCGCAAGGAACATACTTGAGATGCCTCTTCTAGTGGCTCAG GTGACTAAATTCAAATGTGGAGGTTTTGTTCTTGGACTATGCATGAACCATTGTATGCATGATGGAATCGCTGCCATGGAATTTGTAAACTCATGGAGTGAAACTGCAAGAGGCTTGCCCCTAAAAGTCCCACCAGTTCTAGATAGAAGCTTACTCAAAGCCCGGAACCCACCTAAGATAGAGTATGAGCACAAAGAATTTGCTCAGATTGAAGATATATCAGAGACCAGCGAACTTTACAAAGAAGAAATGCATTATAGTTCCTTCTGTTTTGACCCTGAGAAGCTTGAACAGCTCAAGAAAAAGGCAATGGAAGATGGGGTTTTGGAGAAGTGCACAACATTTGAAGCCCTCACAGCTTTTGTCTGGAAATCTAGAACTCAGGCACTAAGGATGCAGCCTGATCAGCAAACAAAGCTTCTCTTTGCTGTTGATGGAAGGTCTAGATTTGAGCCACCAATTCCAAAGGGGTACTCTGGCAATGCAATTGTCTTAACAAATTCAATATGTAATGCAAGTGAGCAACTAGAGAACCCACTGTCATTTACAGTTGGACTAGTTCAAAAGGCAATTAACATGATTACAGATAGTTATATGAGATCGGCTATAGACTATTTTGAAGCAACAAGAGCTAGGCCTTCACTTTCAGCAACCCTATTGGTTACAACTTGGTCTAGGCTATCTTTTCACACAGTAGATTTTGGATGGGGAGAAGCTCTTTTTTCTGGCCCTGTGGCTTTGCCTGAGAAGGAAGTAATTCTGTTCCTATCTCATGGGAAAGAGAGGAAAAGCATAAATGTTCTTTTAGGTTTGCCGGCTTCTGCAATGAAAATCTTTGAAGAACTGATGCAGATTTGA